From one Sediminitomix flava genomic stretch:
- a CDS encoding ABC transporter ATP-binding protein, whose translation MTSLRITNLSKTYPNGVKAMNDINLEISKGMFGLLGPNGAGKSSLMRTLATLQDADQGSIFLNEIDVIKHPEELRKVLGYLPQEFGVYPRITAEQLLDHIAVLKGISNKKERKELVHYLLQKVNLFDKRNKSVKGFSGGMKQRIGIAQALIGNPQLIIVDEPTAGLDPGERNRFHNLLADVGEEVVVILSTHIVEDVRELCTDMAIMNLGQIVYKGAPEDAVSELEGRVWQKTIARNEVEQYKAQYQVISDKMVAGKPVIHILSDEAPQDGFIAVSPNLEDVFFSKINLQPELV comes from the coding sequence ATGACAAGTTTACGAATTACTAATCTTTCTAAAACTTACCCAAATGGTGTAAAAGCCATGAATGATATCAACCTTGAAATTAGCAAAGGCATGTTTGGGCTTTTGGGGCCAAACGGTGCAGGAAAGTCATCGCTTATGCGAACGCTTGCTACACTTCAAGATGCTGATCAAGGATCGATTTTTTTGAATGAGATTGATGTCATCAAACACCCTGAAGAATTAAGAAAAGTTTTAGGATACCTACCACAAGAGTTTGGGGTTTATCCTAGAATTACTGCTGAACAATTGCTAGATCATATTGCGGTATTGAAAGGTATTAGCAATAAAAAAGAGCGAAAAGAACTGGTACACTACCTTTTGCAAAAGGTGAATCTTTTTGATAAAAGAAATAAAAGTGTCAAAGGCTTTTCGGGCGGTATGAAACAACGTATCGGTATAGCTCAAGCCCTTATCGGAAATCCGCAACTGATCATTGTAGATGAACCAACCGCAGGCTTAGACCCTGGTGAAAGAAACCGTTTCCACAATCTTTTGGCTGATGTGGGTGAAGAAGTTGTCGTGATTCTTTCTACGCACATTGTAGAAGATGTACGAGAGCTATGTACTGATATGGCGATCATGAACCTCGGACAAATTGTGTACAAAGGCGCTCCAGAAGATGCTGTTTCTGAATTGGAAGGCCGCGTTTGGCAAAAGACTATTGCCCGAAATGAAGTGGAGCAATACAAAGCACAGTATCAAGTTATTTCTGATAAAATGGTAGCAGGAAAACCAGTCATTCACATTTTGAGTGATGAAGCTCCTCAAGATGGTTTTATTGCTGTTTCTCCGAACTTAGAAGATGTATTCTTCTCCAAAATCAATCTTCAGCCAGAACTTGTTTAA